In one Massilia endophytica genomic region, the following are encoded:
- the thiC gene encoding phosphomethylpyrimidine synthase ThiC, producing MNANPTFLAATAEVDSAAIAPLPNSRKIHVQGSRPDLRVPMREISQSDTSASFGQEPNPPVTVYDTSGPYTDPEARIDIRSGLAPLRAAWIAERGDTEELPGPTSDFGKARLADPALAALRFGLTRQPRRARAGANVTQMHYARRGVVTPEMEFVAIRENLRRREYAASLRAAGPMGERMAAMLERQHPGQSFGAAIPAEITPEFVREEVARGRAIIPANINHPESEPMIIGRNFLVKVNANIGNSAVTSSIGEEVEKMTWAIRWGGDTVMDLSTGKHIHETREWIVRNSPVPIGTVPIYQALEKVNGKAEDLTWEIFRDTLVEQAEQGVDYFTIHAGVLLRYVPLTANRLTGIVSRGGSIMAKWCLAHHKENFLYTHFEDICEIMKAYDVSFSLGDGLRPGSIYDANDEAQLGELKTLGELTQVAWKHDVQVMIEGPGHVPMQLIRENMDLQLEQCHEAPFYTLGPLTTDIAPGYDHITSGIGAAQIGWYGTAMLCYVTPKEHLGLPDKDDVKEGIITYKIAAHAADLAKGHPGAQIRDNALSKARFEFRWEDQFNLGLDPDKARSFHDETLPKDSAKVAHFCSMCGPHFCSMKITQEVRAAAAEGMREKAVEFVRNGAELYRKL from the coding sequence ATGAACGCCAATCCCACCTTCCTCGCCGCCACGGCCGAGGTAGACAGCGCCGCCATCGCGCCGCTGCCCAACTCCCGCAAGATCCACGTCCAGGGCAGCAGGCCCGATCTGCGCGTGCCCATGCGCGAGATCAGCCAGTCCGACACCTCCGCCTCCTTCGGACAGGAGCCCAACCCGCCGGTCACGGTGTACGACACCTCCGGGCCCTACACCGATCCCGAAGCCCGCATCGACATCCGCTCCGGCCTCGCGCCCCTGCGCGCGGCCTGGATCGCCGAGCGCGGCGACACCGAGGAGCTGCCCGGCCCCACCTCGGACTTCGGCAAGGCGCGACTGGCCGATCCTGCCCTGGCCGCCCTGCGCTTCGGCCTCACCCGCCAGCCGCGCCGCGCGCGCGCCGGCGCCAACGTCACGCAGATGCACTACGCGCGCCGCGGCGTCGTCACGCCCGAGATGGAATTCGTCGCCATCCGCGAGAACCTGCGCCGCCGCGAATACGCGGCCTCCCTGCGCGCAGCGGGGCCGATGGGCGAACGCATGGCCGCCATGCTGGAGCGCCAGCATCCCGGCCAGTCCTTCGGCGCGGCCATTCCCGCCGAGATCACGCCGGAGTTCGTGCGCGAGGAGGTGGCGCGCGGGCGCGCCATCATCCCCGCCAACATCAACCACCCGGAATCGGAGCCCATGATCATCGGCCGCAATTTCCTGGTGAAGGTGAACGCCAATATCGGCAACTCGGCCGTCACTTCCTCCATCGGCGAGGAGGTGGAGAAGATGACCTGGGCCATCCGCTGGGGCGGCGACACGGTGATGGACCTTTCCACCGGCAAGCATATCCACGAAACGCGCGAATGGATCGTGCGCAACAGCCCCGTCCCCATCGGCACCGTGCCGATCTACCAGGCGCTGGAAAAGGTGAACGGCAAGGCCGAAGACCTGACGTGGGAAATCTTCCGCGACACTCTGGTCGAACAGGCCGAGCAGGGCGTGGACTACTTCACCATCCACGCGGGCGTGCTGCTGCGCTATGTGCCGCTGACGGCGAACCGGCTGACGGGCATCGTGTCGCGCGGCGGCTCCATCATGGCCAAGTGGTGCCTGGCCCACCACAAGGAGAACTTCCTCTACACGCACTTCGAGGACATCTGCGAGATCATGAAGGCCTACGACGTGTCCTTCAGCCTGGGCGACGGCCTGCGTCCGGGCTCCATCTACGACGCCAACGACGAAGCCCAGCTGGGCGAACTGAAAACCCTGGGCGAACTCACGCAGGTGGCCTGGAAGCACGACGTGCAGGTGATGATCGAAGGACCGGGCCACGTGCCCATGCAGCTGATCCGCGAGAACATGGACCTGCAGCTGGAGCAGTGTCACGAGGCGCCGTTCTACACCCTCGGCCCCCTCACCACCGACATCGCCCCCGGCTACGACCACATCACCTCCGGCATCGGCGCCGCGCAGATCGGCTGGTACGGCACGGCCATGCTGTGCTACGTCACGCCCAAGGAGCACCTCGGCCTGCCGGACAAGGACGATGTCAAGGAAGGCATCATCACCTACAAGATTGCGGCCCACGCGGCCGACCTGGCCAAGGGCCATCCCGGCGCCCAGATCCGCGACAACGCGCTTTCCAAGGCCCGCTTCGAGTTCCGCTGGGAAGACCAGTTCAACCTGGGCCTCGATCCGGACAAGGCGCGCTCCTTCCACGACGAGACCCTGCCCAAGGACTCGGCCAAGGTGGCCCATTTCTGCTCCATGTGCGGCCCGCATTTCTGCTCCATGAAGATCACCCAGGAAGTGCGCGCGGCGGCGGCCGAAGGCATGCGCGAGAAGGCCGTGGAGTTCGTGCGCAACGGCGCGGAACTGTACCGCAAGCTGTGA
- the thiS gene encoding sulfur carrier protein ThiS has protein sequence MIGIVLNGEPRSVPPGHDLQALIDGLELGGQALALAVNRQVVPRQKWPGYQLQAEDRIDIVRAIGGG, from the coding sequence ATGATCGGCATCGTATTGAACGGAGAGCCCCGCAGCGTGCCGCCCGGCCACGACCTGCAGGCATTGATCGACGGCCTCGAACTGGGCGGGCAGGCGCTGGCGCTGGCCGTCAACCGCCAGGTGGTGCCGCGCCAGAAGTGGCCCGGCTACCAGCTGCAGGCGGAAGACAGGATCGACATCGTGCGCGCCATCGGCGGCGGCTAA